Proteins encoded together in one Epinephelus moara isolate mb chromosome 2, YSFRI_EMoa_1.0, whole genome shotgun sequence window:
- the LOC126407179 gene encoding uncharacterized protein LOC126407179, producing MLSLERTLKREISVVGKEIVTHRQEVHSEKSKKLLTVDQLSMFKESAAKEIPKSLNKLKKDPLRDTYLRQCVGLLAGYLFTLSGHRKGVLVSLLEKEVLKCERSGDDYVIYAKSHNTAATYGRAKLALTKAEYTWLTDFAKLRPLLPGYSPEVPTFFFNSAGGEVEKMGDMVTDIWHKAGVPDVTIMTDIWHKAGVPDVTITLVRSSLSTLAQRRLEPCQRSKVTRSMCHSTSTSDKFYVGEESVSEAHATRSNLDKVVSPPSPLPAAKPKAKRKSKRMHIASSSDSDEPAPPKLPDVESRTSIWTDDLKKWHQKSICQCLAEGDHQGHDC from the exons ATGCTCTCCCTTGAGAGGACCCTTAAGAGGGAGATCTCTGTCGTGGGCAAAGAGATTGTCACCCACCGTCAGGAAGTGCATTCTGAAAAGAGCA AAAAGCTTCtgacagtggaccagctctccATGTTCAAGGAGTCTGCTGCCAAAGAAATCCCTAAGAGTCTCA ACAAACTAAAGAAAGACCCATTGAGGGACACCTACTTAAGGCAATGTGTGGGTCTGCTGGCGGGCTACCTCTTCACCTTAAGTGGCCACCGAAAAGGTGTCCTTGTGTCCCTTCTTGAAAAGGAGGTCCTTAAATGTGAGAGGAGTGGTGACGACTACGTCATATAT GCCAAATCTCACAACACTGCGGCCACATATGGTAGGGCCAAGCTTGCCCTTACCAAAGCCGAGTACACCTGGCTAACAGACTTCGCAAAGCTGCGGCCCTTACTGCCAGGCTACAGCCCTGAGGttcccacatttttttttaactctgctGGTGGGGAGGTGGAGAAAATGGGGGACATGGTGACAGACATCTGGCACAAGGCTGGTGTGCCGGATGTCACCATCATGACAGACATCTGGCACAAGGCTGGTGTGCCGGATGTCACCATCACTCTGGTCAGATCAAGTCTGTCAACTCTG GCCCAGAGACGTCTGGAACCTTGTCAAAGGAGCAAAGTCACCCGTTCCATGTGCCACAGCACCTCAACCTCTGACAAATTTTACGTCGGAGAGGAGAGCGTGTCTGAGGCACATGCGACCCGAAGTAACTTAGACAAGGTagtttctcctccctctcccttgcCTGCAGCTAAGCCCAAGGCAAAAAGAAAGTCAAAAAGGATGCATATAGCATCCAGCAGTGACTCTGATGAGCCTGCGCCTCCGAAACTCCCAGATGTG GAAAGCAGGACATCAATCTGGACAGATGACCTAAAAAAATGGCATCAGAAAAGCATTTGCCAATGTCTGGCAGAAGGTGATCACCAAGGACATG ATTGCTGA